The proteins below are encoded in one region of Cytobacillus sp. IB215665:
- the flhA gene encoding flagellar biosynthesis protein FlhA — translation MRARDLPVIIGVVLIIIMLVIPLPTWLLSVLIMLNISLALLVLLVSMNMKEALQLSVFPSLLLVLTLFRLGLNVSTTRSILGNADAGQVVETFGNFVVGGNVLVGFVVFVILIIIQFIVITKGAERVSEVAARFTLDAMPGKQMSIDADLNAGLLSEKDATARREKIQREADFYGAMDGASKFVKGDAIAGIVITLINIIFGMIIGVIQMDMDISEASSTYVLLSVGDGLVSQIPALMISTATGIIVTRAASEGNLSEDITGQLFAYPKMLYIVGATIASFGVFTTMSFTLTLPIAALLIIGGFMISQSQKASIEIEEELEEEVETEEMKSPDSVVSLLNVDPIEFEFGYGLIPLADTKQGGDLLDRIVMIRRQLAIELGLVIPVVRIRDNIQLQPNEYRLKIKGNEVAKGELLLDHYLAMSPGVDDPSVEGIDTIEPSFGLPAKWISEDMREKAEMLGYTVVDPASVVSTHITELIKSNAHELLGRQETKQLVEHLKESYPILIEEVTPNPLAIGDIQKVLAKLLKENVSIRNLPVIFETLADFGKMTSDTELLTEYVRQSLARQITAQFVANGDMLKVITLSGAVEKVIADSIQQTEHGNYLSLAPDSSEAITNSVVQNIEQQHFQDQSPILLCSPAVRMYMKQIIERLLPHVPVLSYNELDGSVEVQSVGVVNMR, via the coding sequence ATGAGAGCAAGAGATTTACCAGTTATTATCGGTGTCGTACTTATTATTATTATGTTAGTTATCCCGTTACCTACGTGGTTATTAAGCGTCTTAATCATGTTAAATATTTCTCTTGCCTTATTAGTCCTCCTCGTATCAATGAATATGAAGGAGGCACTTCAGCTTTCTGTGTTTCCATCACTGTTGCTAGTATTAACACTTTTTCGACTTGGGTTAAACGTGTCAACAACCCGCTCAATTTTAGGAAATGCCGATGCTGGTCAAGTAGTAGAAACGTTCGGTAATTTTGTTGTTGGTGGAAATGTTTTAGTTGGTTTTGTCGTATTTGTTATCCTCATTATTATTCAATTTATAGTAATTACAAAAGGAGCTGAGCGTGTTTCAGAGGTTGCAGCTCGTTTTACATTGGATGCGATGCCAGGTAAACAAATGAGCATTGATGCTGATTTGAATGCAGGTCTTCTTTCCGAAAAAGATGCTACAGCTCGTCGAGAAAAAATACAGCGTGAGGCTGATTTTTATGGTGCAATGGATGGGGCTAGTAAATTTGTTAAAGGAGATGCGATTGCAGGAATCGTTATTACGTTAATCAACATCATTTTTGGGATGATTATTGGTGTTATACAAATGGACATGGACATCTCTGAAGCTTCGAGTACTTATGTGCTATTGTCTGTGGGAGACGGCTTAGTGAGTCAAATCCCAGCTTTAATGATCTCAACTGCAACAGGTATTATCGTTACAAGAGCAGCATCTGAAGGGAATTTAAGTGAGGATATAACAGGTCAGTTATTTGCTTATCCGAAAATGTTATATATAGTCGGTGCAACGATTGCTAGTTTTGGTGTTTTTACAACGATGTCATTCACATTAACGTTACCGATTGCTGCATTGCTCATCATTGGTGGATTTATGATTAGTCAATCACAAAAAGCCTCAATTGAAATTGAAGAAGAACTTGAAGAAGAAGTAGAAACAGAGGAAATGAAAAGTCCTGATAGTGTCGTAAGCTTACTCAATGTTGATCCGATTGAATTTGAGTTCGGTTATGGCTTAATTCCTTTGGCTGATACAAAACAAGGTGGAGACTTATTAGATCGTATTGTTATGATTAGAAGGCAGTTGGCGATAGAGCTTGGCCTTGTTATTCCAGTCGTTAGAATTCGAGATAATATTCAGTTACAACCGAATGAATATCGATTAAAAATAAAAGGGAACGAAGTGGCAAAGGGAGAGCTATTGCTCGACCATTATTTAGCGATGAGTCCTGGGGTAGATGATCCATCTGTTGAAGGAATTGATACAATAGAACCATCATTTGGTTTACCTGCAAAATGGATTTCTGAAGACATGAGGGAAAAAGCTGAAATGCTTGGATATACTGTTGTCGATCCAGCTTCAGTTGTCTCTACACATATTACCGAATTAATTAAATCAAATGCACATGAATTATTAGGTCGTCAAGAAACGAAACAGCTCGTTGAACATTTGAAGGAGTCATATCCAATACTTATTGAAGAGGTTACACCGAATCCTTTAGCTATAGGGGATATCCAAAAAGTGTTAGCGAAATTATTAAAAGAAAATGTTTCAATCCGAAACTTACCGGTCATATTCGAAACATTAGCTGATTTTGGTAAAATGACATCCGACACAGAACTATTGACAGAGTATGTAAGGCAATCACTTGCACGCCAAATTACTGCACAATTTGTCGCTAACGGAGATATGTTAAAAGTGATCACATTATCAGGTGCTGTTGAAAAAGTTATTGCGGATAGCATTCAACAGACCGAGCACGGGAATTATTTATCTCTTGCTCCTGATTCATCAGAAGCGATAACGAATAGTGTCGTGCAAAATATTGAACAACAGCATTTTCAAGATCAATCACCAATTTTGCTATGTTCACCTGCCGTTAGAATGTATATGAAACAAATCATCGAAAGACTACTTCCGCACGTCCCAGTGTTATCCTATAATGAACTTGATGGAAGTGTAGAAGTTCAAAGTGTTGGGGTGGTGAACATGCGATGA
- the flhF gene encoding flagellar biosynthesis protein FlhF: MKIKKYLAPSMSEAMKKIRHELGSDAVILNSKVVQKGGFLGFFSKKQFEVIAVQDPEPFSHEQQVVSKKQSIQGSKGNEMSQRELHLPNETAATQQADDVLTELKDIKVLMENLNIDIHTNFEKYPDPLKEINERLVVQELSDSLRLKIMDELLAKWHTNSNRDNDVNFLSWTKQCIIERITPFNYGGVSFSKKFVNVVGPTGVGKTTTLAKLAAQCVLNDKKKVAFITTDTYRIAAIEQLKTYAKILDVPIEVCYNIEDFQRAKDKFDHYDVVFVDTAGRNFLNQQYVEDLKEIIDFNEDVETFLVLSLTSKFTDMKQIYKQFSMIHIDQFIFTKEDETSTYGSMLNLIDHFQIGVAYITNGQNVPDDIKTASPQLIGQIILGEESNV, encoded by the coding sequence ATGAAAATAAAAAAATATTTAGCACCTTCTATGTCTGAAGCAATGAAAAAAATACGTCATGAATTAGGAAGCGATGCAGTCATTCTTAATTCTAAAGTTGTTCAGAAAGGAGGATTCCTTGGTTTCTTTTCAAAAAAACAGTTTGAAGTTATTGCTGTTCAAGACCCAGAGCCTTTTTCTCACGAACAACAAGTAGTGAGCAAGAAACAGAGCATACAAGGCTCGAAAGGAAATGAAATGTCGCAGCGCGAGCTTCATTTGCCAAATGAGACAGCAGCCACACAACAAGCTGACGACGTTTTAACCGAATTAAAAGATATAAAAGTATTAATGGAAAACTTAAACATCGATATTCATACAAATTTTGAGAAATATCCAGATCCATTGAAGGAAATTAACGAAAGATTAGTCGTTCAAGAACTATCCGACTCATTACGCTTGAAAATTATGGATGAACTATTAGCGAAATGGCATACAAATTCCAATAGAGATAACGATGTGAACTTTTTGAGCTGGACGAAGCAATGTATCATCGAAAGAATAACTCCATTTAACTATGGAGGTGTCAGCTTTTCGAAAAAGTTTGTCAATGTAGTAGGACCAACTGGTGTTGGGAAAACGACCACCTTGGCTAAATTAGCTGCACAATGTGTACTAAATGATAAGAAAAAAGTTGCCTTTATAACAACTGATACATACCGAATTGCAGCAATTGAACAATTAAAAACATATGCGAAAATATTAGATGTCCCAATTGAAGTTTGTTACAATATTGAAGATTTTCAACGTGCTAAGGATAAATTTGATCACTATGATGTCGTCTTTGTAGATACAGCTGGCAGGAATTTTTTGAACCAACAATATGTAGAGGATCTTAAAGAAATAATAGATTTTAATGAGGACGTTGAAACGTTTCTTGTCTTATCACTCACATCAAAATTTACTGATATGAAGCAAATTTATAAGCAATTTTCAATGATTCACATCGATCAGTTTATTTTTACAAAAGAAGATGAGACATCAACCTACGGTTCTATGCTTAATCTGATCGACCATTTCCAAATTGGTGTAGCTTATATTACGAATGGTCAAAATGTACCGGATGATATTAAAACAGCTTCACCGCAATTAATCGGCCAAATTATTCTTGGAGAAGAATCCAATGTTTAA
- a CDS encoding MinD/ParA family protein, with the protein MFKDQAESLRVQMERQQTNTSAKTIAVISGKGGVGKSNISLNFALTLARQEKKVLIFDMDIGMGNIDILMGLSSKHTILDVFRNDITIDQIITKGPENLSYIAGGSGLNHVFKLDSKKVHMIIQHMQSLIDKYDYVIFDMGAGMTEENLLLIRAVNEVFVVTTPEPTSIMDAYAAIKYIILKDPAMPLFLIVNKTQSQHEGNHTTQRITNVMKRFLNKDIKILGQIPEDKQITKAVSRQTPFLLYAPKASASRNIQQVASTYMSYSNNIKQNSTTHSFMSRLRKFLIER; encoded by the coding sequence ATGTTTAAGGATCAAGCAGAAAGCTTACGTGTACAAATGGAACGTCAACAAACCAACACCTCTGCTAAGACGATCGCAGTTATAAGCGGTAAGGGTGGTGTTGGTAAATCCAATATTTCCTTAAACTTTGCTTTGACTTTAGCTAGGCAGGAAAAAAAAGTACTTATTTTTGATATGGATATTGGTATGGGGAATATCGATATTTTAATGGGGTTATCTTCAAAACATACAATCTTGGATGTCTTTCGCAATGACATTACTATCGATCAAATTATTACTAAAGGACCAGAAAATTTATCCTATATAGCTGGAGGTTCTGGGTTAAATCACGTGTTTAAGCTAGATTCTAAAAAAGTTCATATGATTATTCAGCATATGCAAAGCTTAATAGACAAATATGATTATGTCATATTTGATATGGGAGCGGGCATGACCGAGGAAAATTTATTGCTAATACGAGCGGTAAACGAAGTGTTTGTCGTTACGACTCCAGAGCCTACTTCAATTATGGATGCATATGCTGCAATTAAGTATATTATTTTGAAAGATCCAGCGATGCCACTATTCTTAATAGTTAATAAAACTCAGTCACAACATGAAGGAAATCATACAACTCAGAGAATTACGAATGTCATGAAACGGTTCTTAAATAAAGATATAAAGATACTAGGACAAATACCTGAGGACAAGCAAATTACAAAAGCAGTAAGCCGACAAACCCCATTTTTATTATATGCTCCAAAAGCTAGTGCCAGCAGAAATATTCAACAAGTTGCAAGTACGTATATGTCATATTCAAATAATATAAAACAAAACTCAACAACTCATTCATTTATGTCGAGATTACGGAAATTTTTAATAGAAAGGTAG
- a CDS encoding chemotaxis response regulator protein-glutamate methylesterase codes for MKKVKVLIVDDSAFMRKLISEFLKEDHQIEVVGTARNGEDALVKIKQLNPDVVTMDVEMPTMDGLEALKKIMKLNPLPVIMLSSTTNEGTDNTIVAMQYGAIDFITKPSGGISLDLHKVKDEIVSKVLLASKVNMKNFQIPTEKAKTITSSLAEYSKIEPRFNSRLSSNSSVKTNKKILCIGTSTGGPRALQKVLQGLPKNINVPIIVVQHMPAGFTKSLALRLNSLCDICVKEGENGEIIQNGTAYIAPGGSHLKVKKVGTSLVLQIDQSEVKNGHRPSVDVMLESVSDISGYMKIAIIMTGMGSDGTEGLKKLKSSGNVIAIAESQETSIVFGMPKSAIAANVIDDIADLGDIAPTALKYIY; via the coding sequence GTGAAAAAAGTAAAAGTTCTTATCGTAGATGACTCAGCATTCATGAGAAAGTTGATTTCAGAATTTTTAAAAGAAGATCATCAGATTGAAGTTGTAGGAACTGCTCGAAACGGTGAGGATGCACTGGTCAAAATTAAACAACTTAATCCTGACGTAGTAACGATGGATGTGGAAATGCCCACTATGGATGGGTTAGAGGCTCTAAAGAAAATAATGAAGTTGAACCCATTACCGGTCATCATGTTATCAAGCACGACTAACGAAGGAACGGATAATACTATTGTTGCGATGCAATATGGAGCTATTGACTTCATTACGAAACCTTCTGGTGGCATTTCTTTAGACCTTCATAAAGTTAAGGACGAAATAGTCTCGAAAGTGCTACTAGCTAGCAAAGTAAATATGAAAAATTTCCAAATTCCGACTGAAAAAGCAAAAACTATTACTTCATCATTAGCAGAATATAGTAAAATAGAACCAAGATTCAATTCCCGCTTGAGTAGTAACAGCTCAGTGAAGACGAATAAAAAAATATTATGCATCGGTACGTCCACGGGAGGACCGAGAGCTTTACAAAAAGTATTGCAAGGGTTGCCTAAAAATATTAATGTACCGATTATCGTTGTACAGCATATGCCAGCAGGATTTACGAAATCACTAGCATTACGTCTTAATTCCCTGTGCGATATATGTGTTAAGGAGGGCGAGAATGGCGAAATAATTCAAAATGGTACTGCTTATATTGCACCAGGAGGCTCTCATTTGAAAGTGAAGAAGGTAGGTACTTCGTTAGTTTTACAAATAGATCAATCAGAGGTTAAGAATGGTCATCGACCTTCTGTAGATGTAATGCTTGAATCAGTTAGTGACATTTCAGGATATATGAAAATTGCAATCATTATGACAGGAATGGGTTCAGATGGTACTGAAGGGTTAAAGAAATTAAAGTCAAGCGGCAATGTGATAGCTATAGCAGAATCTCAGGAAACTTCAATTGTTTTTGGTATGCCTAAGTCGGCAATAGCTGCAAATGTCATAGACGATATTGCAGATCTAGGTGATATAGCGCCAACCGCCTTAAAATATATTTATTAA
- a CDS encoding chemotaxis protein CheA, whose translation MDMNQYLDVFIDESKEHLQTVNQQLLELEKNPDNLTIVNEIFRSAHTLKGMSATMGFEDLASLTHQMENVLDGMRNEKIFVTPEVLDVVFAAVDDLETMVISIAEGGDGKHDVTAVVNQLKQIEEGHPLTQTAAEAAVTIQEDVVNDSQTVVEYDEFEYTVIQQSKEQGFEGFEINITLREDCLLKAARVFMIFEVLEQIGEIIKSIPSVELLEDEKFENEFTIAFVSKEPKEEIHNRIMKVSEIANIDIKALNLESMRQGEAEVEKELTPTIQEDEITIDEPIENQLHNNDKKLASKKSATASNKTIRVNIERLDILMNLFEELVIDRGRLEQISQDLNNSELHETVERMSRISGDLQNIILNMRMIPVETVFNRFPRMVRQLARDLGKSINIEILGAETELDRTVIDEIGDPLVHLIRNAIDHGIELPAERLKQGKSEEGTVKLKAYHSGNHVFIEIEDDGAGISRDKVLNKAIKNGVITKQNAVTLTDKQVYELIFSSGFSTADKISDVSGRGVGLDVVKNTIESLGGSVTIDSIEGQGSIFSIQLPLTLSIISVMLVEIQQEKYAIPLSSIIETAIVKKDDILNAHNQKVIDFRGKVVPLLFLKDIFQVPASTDEDEYLSIVIVRKGEKLAGLVVDSFIGQQEVVLKSLGNYLTSVFAISGATILGDGQVALIVDCNALIK comes from the coding sequence ATGGATATGAATCAGTATTTAGATGTATTTATTGATGAAAGTAAAGAGCATTTACAAACAGTAAATCAACAATTGTTAGAATTAGAAAAAAATCCAGATAATTTAACGATAGTTAATGAAATCTTCCGTTCGGCTCATACATTAAAAGGCATGTCAGCAACGATGGGTTTTGAAGATTTAGCTAGCTTAACACATCAAATGGAGAACGTTCTTGATGGAATGAGGAATGAAAAGATTTTCGTAACACCTGAAGTATTAGATGTTGTATTCGCTGCGGTGGATGATCTTGAAACGATGGTTATCTCTATAGCTGAAGGTGGAGATGGTAAACACGATGTTACTGCGGTGGTAAATCAATTAAAACAAATTGAAGAGGGGCACCCTTTAACGCAAACTGCAGCTGAAGCAGCCGTTACAATACAAGAAGACGTAGTGAATGATAGTCAAACAGTCGTGGAATATGACGAATTTGAATATACTGTGATCCAGCAATCGAAAGAACAGGGGTTTGAAGGCTTTGAGATAAACATCACTCTACGAGAAGATTGTTTATTGAAGGCAGCTCGCGTTTTTATGATTTTCGAAGTGTTGGAGCAAATTGGAGAAATCATAAAGTCTATCCCTAGCGTAGAGTTATTAGAAGATGAAAAGTTTGAGAATGAATTTACTATAGCCTTCGTGTCTAAAGAACCTAAGGAAGAAATACATAATCGTATAATGAAAGTATCGGAAATCGCTAATATTGATATTAAAGCTCTTAATTTAGAAAGTATGAGGCAAGGAGAAGCAGAAGTAGAAAAAGAGTTAACACCAACGATTCAAGAAGATGAGATTACTATAGATGAACCTATTGAAAATCAACTACATAATAATGATAAGAAACTTGCTAGTAAAAAGAGTGCAACTGCGTCAAACAAGACGATTCGTGTCAATATTGAACGCTTAGATATACTTATGAATTTGTTTGAGGAACTTGTCATTGATAGAGGTCGGCTTGAGCAAATTTCACAAGATTTAAATAATAGTGAGCTTCATGAAACTGTAGAACGAATGTCTAGAATATCTGGTGATTTACAAAATATCATTTTGAATATGAGAATGATTCCTGTTGAGACGGTGTTTAACCGCTTTCCTAGGATGGTTAGGCAGCTTGCAAGAGACTTAGGTAAATCTATTAACATTGAGATCCTGGGTGCTGAAACAGAACTAGACAGAACTGTCATTGATGAAATTGGTGACCCTCTCGTCCATCTCATTCGCAATGCTATAGATCATGGGATTGAATTACCTGCTGAACGTTTAAAGCAAGGCAAAAGCGAAGAAGGCACAGTGAAATTAAAAGCATACCATAGTGGTAACCATGTATTTATTGAAATTGAAGATGATGGTGCAGGAATTAGTCGTGACAAAGTATTAAATAAAGCTATTAAAAATGGCGTCATTACTAAGCAAAATGCTGTTACTTTGACAGATAAACAAGTATATGAACTTATCTTTTCATCTGGTTTTTCTACCGCAGACAAAATTTCTGATGTTTCAGGCCGCGGCGTAGGGCTAGATGTAGTGAAAAACACGATTGAGTCACTTGGTGGTTCTGTGACGATTGATTCGATAGAAGGGCAAGGGTCTATATTCTCGATCCAATTACCTTTAACGTTGTCTATCATTTCAGTCATGTTAGTAGAAATCCAACAAGAGAAATATGCTATCCCTCTTTCTTCAATTATTGAAACTGCGATTGTTAAAAAAGATGATATTTTGAATGCTCATAACCAGAAGGTCATTGATTTCCGTGGAAAAGTAGTTCCTTTATTATTTTTAAAAGATATTTTTCAAGTACCAGCTTCAACAGATGAAGATGAATACTTATCAATTGTTATTGTTAGAAAGGGTGAAAAACTGGCTGGTTTAGTAGTCGATTCATTCATAGGACAACAAGAAGTCGTATTAAAATCCTTAGGCAATTATTTAACTTCAGTATTTGCTATATCAGGTGCGACCATTTTAGGAGATGGCCAAGTTGCTCTAATTGTTGATTGTAATGCTCTTATAAAATAG
- a CDS encoding chemotaxis protein CheW, which yields MTGGTVTEQKVIVFQLKDEEYGIPVDQVRSIEKVQHITRVPGTSDYVKGVINLRGVVTPIIDLRNRFGIMTTDYSDSTRIIIVALEDIEVGLIVDSANDVIDIPYESIEPPPEVVGVIKAEYLKGISKVANRLLILLDLTEVLNINLIDAEKLDR from the coding sequence GTGACAGGAGGAACAGTAACAGAACAAAAAGTCATCGTTTTTCAATTGAAAGATGAGGAGTATGGAATTCCAGTAGACCAAGTTCGTTCAATAGAAAAGGTTCAACACATTACACGCGTCCCAGGGACGAGTGATTATGTGAAAGGTGTTATTAATTTACGTGGCGTTGTAACCCCGATTATTGATTTACGAAATAGATTTGGAATAATGACAACTGACTATTCAGATAGCACGAGAATTATTATCGTAGCGCTTGAGGATATTGAAGTAGGCTTAATTGTTGATTCTGCTAATGATGTCATTGATATTCCATATGAATCGATTGAACCACCACCTGAAGTAGTCGGTGTTATAAAAGCAGAATATCTAAAAGGGATATCAAAGGTTGCTAATAGATTACTAATTTTGCTAGACCTTACTGAGGTACTCAATATTAATCTTATCGATGCGGAAAAACTGGATAGGTGA
- a CDS encoding chemotaxis protein CheC — protein sequence MTFIEKFNRAHLDILKEIGNIGAGHSATALSKLLNKKIEMDIPEVRIVSFDEMMDLAGGSDNVVASVFLQIEGDAPGTMFFLLPLEQASLLVQQWTGLSNFTFEGPPYDQLALSALEELGNILSSSYLSSLSDFTKLNMYPSVPQISIDLVGAIISVGLIQLSQVSDYAIVIDTSVIESDQSILEGVKGHIFLLPDPNSFTKLFHALGVSGHE from the coding sequence ATGACTTTCATTGAAAAGTTTAATCGGGCACATCTAGATATTTTAAAGGAAATTGGAAATATCGGTGCTGGTCATTCTGCTACTGCCCTTTCTAAGCTTCTAAATAAGAAAATTGAGATGGATATTCCTGAGGTAAGAATTGTATCCTTCGATGAAATGATGGATTTAGCTGGAGGTTCTGACAATGTTGTTGCCAGTGTCTTTTTACAGATTGAAGGTGACGCACCCGGTACGATGTTTTTCCTTCTCCCACTTGAACAAGCTTCTTTATTAGTTCAACAGTGGACAGGCTTGAGCAATTTTACGTTCGAAGGCCCGCCTTATGATCAACTAGCCTTGTCTGCTTTGGAAGAGTTAGGGAACATCTTGTCTAGTTCTTATCTATCTTCATTATCTGATTTTACGAAGTTGAATATGTATCCGTCAGTGCCGCAAATTAGCATTGATCTTGTTGGAGCAATTATAAGTGTAGGTTTAATACAATTATCTCAAGTAAGTGACTATGCGATAGTCATAGACACAAGTGTCATAGAGTCAGATCAATCCATTCTTGAAGGTGTGAAAGGACATATATTTTTGCTGCCTGATCCAAATTCTTTTACGAAGCTTTTTCATGCCCTGGGGGTATCAGGGCATGAATGA
- a CDS encoding chemotaxis protein CheD: MNEALSVVKVGIADMNIVRGPNIIRTSGLGSCVGVVIYDRFKDIAGLAHVMLPDSSLAKAGALNKAKYADTAIEVLIDQLIMQGASKYHLLAKIAGGAQMFQFTKGNDLMRIGNRNVEAVKQYLYTEKINIESEDVGGNSGRTIEFSPQSRLLTIRTVNQGIIII; this comes from the coding sequence ATGAATGAAGCATTATCTGTTGTAAAAGTGGGTATTGCAGATATGAATATTGTAAGAGGCCCCAATATCATAAGGACATCAGGATTAGGTTCTTGTGTTGGAGTAGTTATATACGACAGATTCAAAGATATTGCAGGTTTAGCACATGTGATGCTACCTGATTCCTCCTTGGCTAAAGCAGGGGCGCTTAATAAAGCTAAATATGCGGACACGGCAATTGAAGTACTTATTGATCAACTTATTATGCAAGGTGCATCTAAATATCATTTGCTTGCAAAAATAGCTGGTGGAGCACAAATGTTCCAGTTTACTAAAGGAAATGATCTTATGAGAATTGGAAACCGCAATGTTGAAGCTGTGAAGCAGTATTTATATACGGAAAAAATCAATATTGAATCAGAAGATGTTGGTGGAAACAGTGGTAGGACAATTGAATTTAGTCCTCAAAGCCGTCTCTTAACAATAAGAACAGTTAATCAAGGTATTATTATTATATAA
- a CDS encoding FliA/WhiG family RNA polymerase sigma factor, producing MALKLESEDQLLWEKWIQTRDENAGNALVKKYMPLVMYHVQRISVGLPKTVNLDDVKSYGLFGLFDALEKFDTSRDLKFDTYASFRIKGAILDGLRKEDWMSRSAREKAKKLEATTQQLEQKLLRNVTADEIANELNISVNEVYSTIQEGFFANVLSMDEHNKESEEKDPIAYTIVDKKSIIPEEQLLKNELVNQLVDVLKELNEKEQLVISLFYKEELTLTEIGEVMGLSTSRISQIHSKALFKLKDILTKIFS from the coding sequence ATGGCGCTCAAGCTAGAAAGTGAGGATCAGTTACTCTGGGAAAAGTGGATACAAACTCGTGATGAAAATGCTGGGAATGCACTTGTGAAAAAATATATGCCGCTCGTAATGTATCATGTTCAACGGATATCTGTAGGGTTACCGAAGACAGTTAATCTAGATGATGTGAAAAGTTATGGTTTATTTGGGCTTTTTGATGCCTTGGAAAAGTTCGACACTTCACGAGATTTGAAATTTGATACGTATGCATCATTTCGAATTAAAGGTGCTATACTTGACGGGCTTAGAAAAGAAGATTGGATGTCACGAAGTGCAAGAGAAAAGGCTAAAAAGCTAGAAGCAACTACTCAACAACTTGAACAAAAGTTGTTAAGGAACGTAACAGCTGATGAAATTGCTAATGAATTAAATATTAGCGTTAATGAAGTATATTCTACGATCCAGGAAGGCTTTTTTGCTAATGTATTATCCATGGATGAGCATAACAAAGAATCGGAAGAAAAAGATCCAATTGCGTATACAATCGTTGATAAAAAATCAATCATCCCTGAAGAACAATTATTAAAAAATGAGTTAGTTAATCAACTAGTAGATGTTCTTAAGGAATTAAATGAAAAAGAACAACTTGTTATTAGTTTGTTCTATAAAGAAGAATTAACATTAACAGAAATTGGAGAAGTGATGGGATTATCAACATCAAGAATATCACAAATCCATTCAAAAGCACTATTTAAGTTAAAGGATATTTTAACAAAGATCTTTTCGTAA
- a CDS encoding DUF6115 domain-containing protein, which translates to MNPLLAILYFLLLAIAFWLIIILYLRLSRLHEVEKKQERMIKDLESVIASFVVEMKEQNDQFLNRVQAVKSEEQSSPPTAGETTITNEVQQYVDNQTNTKVNNDKIEQGNSSIYDIDTLSNEDIKDLLPDYRNNGYENVKQTNRNDIKPYNQEPAMSGEKKQTFKDKVLDLRSQGYGIEEIAKQLNKGKTEIELLLKFNEN; encoded by the coding sequence ATGAATCCATTGTTAGCAATATTATATTTTTTATTATTAGCTATAGCTTTTTGGCTAATTATTATCCTCTATTTGAGACTATCAAGATTACACGAAGTTGAAAAAAAACAAGAAAGAATGATTAAGGACCTTGAAAGTGTTATAGCAAGCTTTGTTGTCGAGATGAAAGAACAAAATGATCAATTTCTAAATCGAGTCCAAGCAGTTAAGTCAGAAGAACAATCTTCACCGCCAACTGCGGGTGAGACTACTATAACTAACGAAGTCCAGCAATATGTTGACAATCAGACTAACACGAAGGTGAATAACGATAAAATAGAGCAAGGAAATTCATCCATCTACGATATTGATACGTTATCAAATGAGGATATAAAAGATTTACTTCCAGACTATCGTAATAATGGCTATGAAAATGTAAAGCAAACGAACAGAAATGATATTAAACCTTATAATCAAGAGCCAGCAATGAGTGGCGAAAAGAAACAAACTTTCAAAGACAAAGTATTGGATTTAAGAAGTCAAGGGTATGGTATTGAAGAGATTGCCAAACAATTAAATAAGGGTAAAACAGAAATAGAACTTCTTCTTAAATTTAACGAAAACTAA